Genomic segment of Rhodocaloribacter litoris:
AGGTGCTGGCGCTGTTGCGCACCACGTTCCGGACCCAGGTGCTCGCCCACCGCGATGCACGGGGCCGGCTCCGCCAGACCTTCCCGCCGCATCCGGCACCCATCCACGGCTTCGTCCAGGCCTGCACGGCCGACGAGGTGCGGGCGCTCGGCCCGCCGTTCGATTACCTCCGCACCCTCATCCAGAGCCCCGACCCCGCCGTGCCGGTGGACGACCTCGTCGTGGCCGTCCTGCGCGGTCGCTACGACGCCTTCGGCGAGGGCCCCGACGGCGAAGCCGACCTCATCGCCGCCGGACGGGTGCTCAGCCGCCTCCTGGACGACGACCACGAACGCCTCCAGTCCATCCTCCGCCGCATCGTGGACTGACCACGCTGCCACATGCGGGTTGAAAAGGGAAGGGTTGAGGACGGCCCCGTCACGGCTCGGACCCGACCTGTTCAAACCGCCGGCTGCAACCCGTCAAAAGATCAGCCCGATGCGGAAGGGCAGGGCAAATTCGACGTTTTCCTCCCCGATGATGAGGGCCGGGTTCAACTCGTAGAAGAGGGAGGTTTCGTGCAGGGCGCGCACCCACCCGATGCCCAGGTGGAGAGTCGGGCCGGAGACGGTGCGGCGCCGGTCGTTGAGGGGGATGTAGCCGCCGACGCCGCCCAGAACGTAGGGGGCGCTCCGCACCCCCGGCAGCGTGACGATGGCCGACACCTGCGGGTTGAAGATGTACGTGGCCTCGTCCCGTCCTTCCAGGATGAAGCCGGCGAAGCCCAGGTCGAGGGCAAACGACAGGTCGGCGTTCACCGGTGCCGAGGCGCGGCCGATGAACCCGAGCCCGAGCCCGTCCTCGGTGCTGAGCATGGTGTTGAAGCCGAGGCCGAGGCGTGGGGTCATGGGTTGTGCCATCGACGCGGCGGGGCGGCTCGCACACGCGAGCAGCACGACCGTCGTCAGCAGGAGGCCCCGGATCACGTGCCGGTCTATCATCGAAGCGTGCATGGCGTCGAAGGATGCGTCAAGAATGCAGCGTGCGGGTACGACCCGTACCTGTCGTTTCACCCACGGCCGGGCGTAAGGCCCCGTGTCACCGCGCCGTGAGCCTGCGCGAAAATCGGAAAACACGGGGCGTAAAAAAAGGGCTTTGCAGATTTTATACCGGCGCGCCCGGGAGGGGTGGGGCCGGGCGGGGGCGCTTTACGCAAATTTCGAATCTTGCCAGACGCACGTTTTGTAAGTTGGCCGCACGAACCGGCCTGAAAAGCGCTTGCGTGGTCCGAAAACAGGGATTTTCCCGGGAGGCTCGATGATCAAGTTTTGCGTCTGTATCAAGCAGGTGCCCGATGTGAGCGCGCCGGTCCACACCGGGCGGATGGTGCTCAACGCGTACGATGCTTCCGCCGTCGAAGAAGCATTGGTCCTCACGGAGCGATACGGGGGAGAGATCGACCTGGTGCTCATCGGGCCGGCGTCGGCGGCCGAGACGATCCGCAAGGCGCTGGCCATGGGTGCGGACCGGGCCACCCACCTCGTCATCGGCGATGACGAGCGCCCCGACTCGATGGCCGTGGCGAAGATGCTGGCCGACTACCTGGCGAACAAGGACTACGACGTCATCGCCACGGGCAAGCAGGCACAGGACACCGACGCCGGCCTGACGGGCAGCATGCTCGCCGAGCGGCTGGGGCTGCCCTATGCCTCGAACGCTGTCGGCCTGGCCTACGAGGCGGAGACGCGGCAGCTTGTCGTCACCCGCCAGGGTGACGCCGGCCAGGAGATCATCGCGCTGCCGATGCCGTGCCTGGTCACGTGTTCGAACGACATGAACGATCCGCGCATTCCCACCCTCAAGGGCATCATGGGGGCCAAGCGGAAGCCCATCGACACCCGGGAGGTGGCCGTACCCGCCGAAGGCCTGCCGGTGACGAAGGTGCTGGCTTTTGA
This window contains:
- a CDS encoding electron transfer flavoprotein subunit beta/FixA family protein, translating into MIKFCVCIKQVPDVSAPVHTGRMVLNAYDASAVEEALVLTERYGGEIDLVLIGPASAAETIRKALAMGADRATHLVIGDDERPDSMAVAKMLADYLANKDYDVIATGKQAQDTDAGLTGSMLAERLGLPYASNAVGLAYEAETRQLVVTRQGDAGQEIIALPMPCLVTCSNDMNDPRIPTLKGIMGAKRKPIDTREVAVPAEGLPVTKVLAFEPVPEREPGQRLEGEPEEVARLLCKKLAEEARVL